From Acinetobacter sp. ASP199, the proteins below share one genomic window:
- a CDS encoding RnfABCDGE type electron transport complex subunit B encodes MNSQISLIQSIDALLPQTQCGLCGHRDGCLPYAQSIAEGEEANKCVPGGQPVADALAQLLNRPKLTAEPSVWPIQADGRPQRMKAVIREDECIGCTKCINACPVDAIIGSGKLMHTVLTDLCTGCELCIPPCPVDCIDLVEDIHPLMSAEQHIQEQNDLRQRYYAHIQREEKRRIDRKGPVVRAEINTELFAEFSAQSQNVPVIEVVEKPNEDVLIQDAKTTIELAKLRTQIKKLEKQLSVREDAGKRAQLAELMQQLQDLQG; translated from the coding sequence ATGAATTCGCAGATTTCTCTCATCCAATCTATTGATGCGCTATTGCCACAGACCCAATGTGGTCTGTGTGGTCATCGTGATGGCTGCCTGCCCTATGCCCAGTCCATTGCCGAGGGAGAAGAGGCCAACAAATGTGTCCCCGGTGGACAACCGGTAGCAGATGCCCTTGCCCAATTGTTAAATCGTCCTAAACTTACGGCTGAACCCAGTGTCTGGCCCATTCAGGCCGATGGACGTCCTCAGCGTATGAAGGCCGTGATTCGTGAAGATGAGTGTATTGGCTGTACCAAATGCATTAATGCCTGCCCGGTCGATGCCATTATTGGCTCAGGAAAACTGATGCATACCGTGCTGACAGATCTGTGTACCGGTTGTGAACTCTGTATTCCGCCCTGTCCGGTCGACTGTATTGACCTGGTGGAAGATATTCATCCCCTCATGTCGGCTGAACAACATATTCAGGAACAAAATGATCTGCGCCAACGTTACTATGCGCATATTCAGCGAGAGGAAAAACGCCGCATTGACCGTAAGGGACCGGTAGTTCGTGCTGAAATCAATACCGAGCTGTTTGCCGAGTTCTCTGCACAGAGTCAAAATGTGCCAGTAATTGAAGTGGTAGAAAAGCCAAATGAAGATGTACTGATCCAGGATGCAAAAACGACAATTGAACTGGCCAAACTGCGTACCCAAATCAAAAAGCTCGAGAAACAGTTGTCTGTACGCGAAGATGCGGGGAAACGCGCCCAGCTTGCCGAACTAATGCAGCAATTACAGGATTTACAGGGATAA
- the gdhA gene encoding NADP-specific glutamate dehydrogenase, translating to MKYNTLNEFLDYVKTRDAHQPEFLQAVEEVMTSLWPFIEKNPQYAAHGLLERLVEPERAIQFRVSWVDDKGQTHVNRAFRVQYNSAIGPFKGGMRFHPSVNLSILKFLGFEQTFKNALTTLPMGGGKGGSDFDPKGKSEGEIMRFCQALMIELYRHLGSDTDIPAGDIGVGGREVGYMAGMMKKLSNDTSCVFTGKGLTFGGSLARPEATGFGTVYFAEEMLKTRGESFKDKIVTISGSGNVAQYAAEKAMYLGAKVVSLSDSNGTVYVKDGFTTELLAEVMELKNVKRGRISEFASKHGFEYLEGQRPWGIKCDIALPCATQNELDADDADKLLANGVICVAEGANMPSTLGAVEKFVEAKILYAPGKASNAGGVATSGLEMSQNALRLGWTFEEVDERLHAIMKEIHRNCVKFGTKEDGTVNYVDGANIAGFVKVADAMLAQGVF from the coding sequence TTGAAATACAACACACTTAATGAGTTCCTAGATTACGTTAAAACACGTGATGCACATCAACCAGAATTTCTTCAAGCTGTAGAAGAAGTGATGACAAGCTTGTGGCCTTTCATTGAAAAGAACCCGCAATATGCAGCTCACGGTTTACTAGAACGTCTAGTTGAACCAGAGCGTGCGATTCAGTTCCGCGTTTCTTGGGTAGATGACAAAGGTCAAACTCACGTAAACCGTGCGTTCCGCGTACAGTACAACTCAGCGATTGGTCCATTTAAAGGTGGTATGCGTTTCCACCCATCTGTGAACCTTTCAATCCTGAAATTCCTGGGTTTTGAACAAACTTTCAAAAATGCTTTGACTACTTTGCCTATGGGCGGTGGTAAAGGCGGTTCTGATTTTGACCCCAAGGGTAAATCAGAAGGCGAAATCATGCGTTTCTGCCAAGCGTTAATGATCGAGTTATATCGTCACTTAGGTTCAGATACTGATATCCCTGCGGGTGATATTGGTGTGGGTGGCCGTGAAGTGGGTTACATGGCGGGTATGATGAAGAAGCTCAGCAATGACACTTCATGTGTATTCACAGGTAAAGGTTTAACCTTTGGTGGTTCTTTGGCGCGCCCAGAGGCAACAGGTTTTGGTACAGTGTATTTCGCTGAGGAAATGCTGAAAACTCGTGGCGAAAGCTTTAAAGATAAAATCGTAACGATTTCAGGTTCTGGTAACGTTGCACAATATGCTGCTGAAAAAGCAATGTACTTAGGTGCGAAAGTGGTTTCACTTTCTGACTCTAACGGTACTGTGTATGTGAAAGACGGTTTCACGACTGAACTTCTTGCAGAAGTGATGGAATTGAAAAACGTGAAACGTGGTCGTATTTCAGAATTTGCATCTAAACACGGTTTTGAATACCTTGAAGGCCAACGCCCATGGGGTATTAAGTGTGACATCGCACTTCCATGCGCAACTCAAAACGAATTAGATGCTGATGATGCTGATAAACTTCTTGCAAACGGTGTAATCTGTGTTGCTGAAGGGGCAAACATGCCATCTACTCTAGGTGCAGTAGAGAAATTCGTTGAAGCGAAAATCCTTTATGCGCCAGGTAAAGCATCGAATGCTGGTGGTGTAGCAACTTCTGGTCTTGAAATGTCTCAAAACGCATTGCGTCTTGGCTGGACTTTCGAAGAAGTTGACGAACGTCTTCACGCGATCATGAAAGAAATTCACCGTAACTGTGTGAAATTCGGTACTAAAGAAGATGGTACTGTGAACTATGTTGACGGTGCGAACATTGCTGGCTTCGTAAAAGTTGCTGATGCAATGCTTGCTCAAGGCGTATTCTAA
- a CDS encoding META and DUF4377 domain-containing protein: MKLKYLIIALFPLTLAACQSNDVQKVGDLAVSVLQQQNAENTLSAYEWHIDTGAKEHMVLSFHDENRFSVTTSCNSLGGSWKITEGQLETGTLISTMKACDANAMQQEKLAGEIFNDARIPFSLNTSDAQTPVLTLTVNGKTYVFTGKMTPEARYNSQADIIFLEISPETKTCSGVAQQTCLQVREVKYNEQGLKTQVDKNWTLFYDQIEGFQHTPNERQVIRVKRFEIKNPAADQSKYAYIFDMAVEREAVKGSL; the protein is encoded by the coding sequence ATGAAATTAAAATACTTAATTATCGCTTTATTTCCCCTAACCCTTGCAGCTTGTCAGTCCAATGATGTCCAAAAAGTAGGAGATCTTGCCGTGTCCGTATTACAGCAACAAAATGCCGAAAATACCTTGAGTGCTTATGAATGGCACATTGATACCGGTGCAAAAGAACATATGGTACTGAGCTTCCATGATGAAAATCGTTTTAGTGTCACTACCAGCTGCAATAGTTTAGGTGGCAGCTGGAAAATCACTGAGGGTCAGCTGGAAACTGGTACCTTAATCTCAACCATGAAAGCTTGTGATGCGAATGCCATGCAACAGGAAAAGCTGGCAGGCGAAATTTTTAATGATGCCCGTATTCCGTTTAGCTTAAATACCAGTGATGCTCAAACTCCGGTTCTGACGCTGACCGTAAACGGAAAGACTTATGTATTCACAGGCAAGATGACACCAGAAGCCCGTTATAATAGTCAGGCTGATATCATTTTCCTGGAAATTTCTCCTGAAACCAAGACCTGTAGCGGTGTAGCACAGCAAACCTGCCTACAGGTACGCGAAGTGAAATACAATGAGCAGGGCTTGAAAACTCAGGTCGATAAAAATTGGACCCTGTTCTATGACCAGATTGAAGGCTTCCAGCATACGCCAAATGAACGTCAGGTGATTCGGGTAAAACGCTTTGAAATCAAGAATCCGGCAGCAGATCAGTCTAAATATGCCTATATTTTTGATATGGCAGTCGAGCGTGAAGCAGTAAAAGGCTCGCTGTAA
- a CDS encoding class III extradiol ring-cleavage dioxygenase: MNLQTLPGLFISHGSPMLALNPEQVGPALERLSVNLPRPEAIIVMSAHWESNALEVNTGIRPETWHDFRGFPPQLYQLHYPAPGQPELAERILGLLSEAGLSAYANNSRPRDHGVWMPLLHMYPDADIPVVEISLPMNMTAHDIYKIGQTLAPLREQQVLLIGSGSITHNLRELDRTGQSNTAPEWALTFRNYVVNKLAHSDYEAVLDWSSIPYLERNHPTLEHFAPIFFSMGTGTRFSLVHSSFSMGSLGMDIYRFD; encoded by the coding sequence ATGAACTTACAAACGCTTCCCGGCCTGTTTATCTCCCATGGCTCCCCAATGCTTGCCCTTAACCCTGAACAGGTGGGTCCGGCACTGGAGCGTTTAAGTGTTAATCTGCCACGCCCTGAGGCCATCATTGTGATGTCTGCCCACTGGGAAAGTAATGCACTGGAAGTGAATACCGGTATTCGTCCAGAAACCTGGCACGATTTCCGTGGCTTCCCGCCTCAACTGTATCAGCTGCATTATCCTGCGCCGGGTCAACCAGAATTGGCTGAACGGATTCTTGGCTTGCTATCTGAAGCTGGCTTGAGTGCTTATGCGAATAATTCACGTCCGCGTGATCATGGCGTATGGATGCCATTGCTGCACATGTACCCGGATGCAGATATCCCAGTTGTGGAAATTTCCCTGCCAATGAACATGACTGCACATGACATATATAAAATTGGTCAAACGCTAGCTCCCTTACGTGAACAGCAGGTTCTACTGATCGGTTCAGGAAGTATTACACATAACCTGCGCGAGCTGGATCGCACTGGACAATCCAATACCGCTCCAGAATGGGCATTGACCTTCCGCAATTATGTGGTAAACAAACTCGCTCATAGTGACTATGAAGCAGTACTGGACTGGTCAAGTATTCCGTACTTGGAACGTAATCACCCAACCTTGGAACACTTCGCACCGATCTTCTTTTCGATGGGAACCGGTACACGTTTCAGTCTGGTGCATAGCAGCTTTAGCATGGGTTCACTGGGTATGGATATCTACCGTTTTGACTAG
- the rlmH gene encoding 23S rRNA (pseudouridine(1915)-N(3))-methyltransferase RlmH yields the protein MKIRILTIGQKMPAWVLTGFEDYFKRIQPFVQTQIIELPMAKRGKNDSEADILKYRNIEGDSILNALKPNETLIALEVGGREFSTEKLAETMKGWMLEGNDVALAIGGPDGHSEAVRKAAAWHWSLSKLTLPHPLVRVMLIEQLYRAMSINHNHPYHRAG from the coding sequence ATGAAAATCCGTATTCTGACCATTGGTCAAAAAATGCCAGCTTGGGTGCTCACTGGTTTTGAAGATTATTTCAAGCGCATACAGCCATTTGTTCAAACACAAATCATTGAATTACCGATGGCGAAACGTGGCAAGAATGATTCTGAAGCCGACATCCTGAAATATCGTAATATTGAAGGGGACAGCATCCTGAATGCGTTGAAGCCCAATGAAACCCTGATCGCACTTGAAGTCGGCGGTCGTGAATTCAGTACCGAAAAACTGGCTGAAACCATGAAAGGCTGGATGCTGGAAGGCAATGATGTGGCTTTAGCCATTGGCGGACCGGATGGTCATTCTGAAGCGGTACGTAAGGCAGCTGCATGGCACTGGTCATTGTCCAAACTGACCTTGCCGCACCCTCTGGTTCGTGTCATGCTGATTGAGCAGTTGTACCGTGCCATGAGCATTAATCATAACCATCCTTATCACCGTGCGGGTTAA
- a CDS encoding M28 family peptidase produces the protein MRIVAILRKSYLGLLIGLSLIFPSWAWANPARNAQVKNLELYFSQILNVDEFRNHKNTAELNRVSGWLKEQMRRFGIPCQFQSYIVNSQGYRNLVCQLNVKSKDKVVIGAHYDVFANHLGANNNASGVVGVVETARLLALQKNKLKNNIEFVFYGLEEPPYFNTEHMGSAVHAKSLRKQKQKIRGVFVLDSIGYYDENLVQSYPATLKWFYPRHANYIASIGHLSSVGLTGRFCEAMQTRQDLDCERFIIPTFMQGLDYSGYLSYAKQNFPTVLISDTAHYRYPYYNTEQDTLDKLDLKKMTYVIDGLVHTVLSP, from the coding sequence ATGCGGATTGTAGCTATTTTAAGAAAAAGTTATCTGGGTTTGCTGATCGGTCTCTCTTTAATCTTCCCGAGTTGGGCCTGGGCCAATCCGGCCAGAAACGCTCAAGTCAAGAATCTCGAGCTTTACTTTAGCCAGATCCTGAATGTGGATGAATTTAGAAACCACAAGAATACGGCTGAACTGAACCGGGTATCCGGTTGGTTAAAAGAGCAGATGCGACGCTTTGGTATCCCGTGTCAGTTTCAAAGCTATATTGTGAATAGTCAGGGCTATCGTAATCTGGTTTGTCAGCTCAATGTAAAATCCAAAGACAAAGTCGTCATCGGAGCGCACTACGATGTTTTTGCCAATCATCTCGGCGCGAATAATAATGCCTCTGGTGTAGTAGGAGTGGTGGAAACAGCGCGATTATTGGCCCTGCAAAAAAACAAACTGAAAAATAATATCGAGTTTGTTTTCTATGGTCTGGAAGAACCACCTTATTTCAATACCGAGCATATGGGCAGTGCGGTCCATGCCAAGTCATTAAGAAAACAAAAGCAGAAAATACGTGGCGTCTTTGTACTGGACTCTATCGGCTACTATGATGAAAATCTGGTACAAAGCTATCCAGCAACTTTAAAATGGTTCTATCCTCGGCATGCCAATTATATTGCCAGTATTGGGCATCTCAGTTCAGTAGGACTTACAGGAAGATTTTGCGAAGCCATGCAGACGCGTCAGGATTTAGACTGCGAACGTTTTATTATTCCTACTTTTATGCAGGGACTGGATTATTCAGGCTATCTCAGTTATGCCAAACAGAACTTTCCCACCGTACTGATCAGTGATACAGCTCATTACCGTTATCCTTATTACAACACAGAGCAGGATACTTTAGATAAACTGGATCTGAAAAAAATGACTTATGTGATAGATGGATTGGTGCACACCGTTTTAAGTCCATAA
- the lon gene encoding endopeptidase La, whose translation MSEIIMNEESFEPQVPSVLPLLALRDVVVYPHMQIALFVGREKSINAVDVARNSDNLVFVVAQKDSLTEEIDHDNLYQYGTVAKIVQVVNHENDENCIKVLIEGLYRAKLTKIIDDTDYLTAEHELSPITVNMDQDTQDTRVEELRALFAQYAEAKLRNARELIAAANKIEDLLQLLFFVATRVPLNIEIKQKFLEHDEFEAHLTELMTYLLQQSEEQQIEQTLHDSVKRQMEKNQREYFLNEKMKVIQRELSDLNGGAEDDVAEIEKRLAEADLPEHVRKKAEAEFRKLKAMQPASSEAAVVRNYLEVILDTPWNKASKVSINLNKAQEILDTDHYGLDDVKDRIVEYLAVQSRVKKLRGPILCLVGPPGVGKTSLGESVAKATGREFVRMALGGVRDEAEIRGHRRTYIGAMPGKIVQSLTKVGVKNPLFLLDEIDKMAQDYRGDPASALLEVLDPSQNSKFNDHYLDLDLDLSEVMFICTANSMNIPEALLDRMEVIRLPGYTEDEKVNIAERYLVPKAIKNNGLRSKELTIHEEAIRDIVQRYTREAGVRSLEREVSKIARKVVKEAVSKKAKNLQLEVNSTNLPEYLGPHKFDFGMAEEEAEVGRVNGLAWTSVGGELLTIEVAAVPGKGKFITTGSLGDVMKESITAAMTVVRTRATELGIEASRFEETDVHVHLPEGATPKDGPSAGLALTTALVSAFTGIAIRPDIAMTGETSLRGRAMRIGGLKEKLLAAHRGGIKLVFIPQDNVRDLAEIPENVKEGLEIKAVKSIDEVLPLALTSMPKALVKTPIVKATDEGKAARH comes from the coding sequence ATGTCTGAAATTATTATGAATGAAGAAAGCTTTGAGCCTCAGGTTCCAAGTGTATTACCACTTTTAGCGTTACGTGATGTCGTGGTATATCCACACATGCAAATCGCGCTATTTGTCGGTCGTGAAAAATCGATCAATGCAGTTGATGTGGCTCGTAACAGTGACAATCTAGTATTTGTGGTTGCGCAAAAAGATTCGCTTACAGAAGAAATTGATCACGATAACTTATATCAATACGGTACTGTCGCGAAGATTGTGCAGGTTGTGAATCATGAAAATGATGAAAACTGTATCAAGGTTCTCATCGAAGGCCTATATCGTGCCAAATTAACTAAAATCATTGATGACACTGATTATCTGACTGCTGAACATGAGCTTAGTCCGATCACAGTCAATATGGATCAAGACACGCAGGATACGCGTGTAGAGGAATTGCGTGCGCTATTTGCCCAGTATGCAGAAGCGAAGTTACGTAATGCACGTGAACTGATTGCAGCTGCAAATAAAATTGAAGACCTGCTTCAGTTATTGTTCTTTGTCGCAACTCGTGTGCCGCTAAACATCGAAATCAAGCAAAAATTCCTTGAGCACGATGAATTTGAAGCACATCTGACTGAACTCATGACTTATTTGCTGCAACAGTCTGAAGAACAGCAGATTGAGCAGACTTTGCATGATTCAGTAAAACGCCAGATGGAAAAGAATCAGCGTGAATACTTCCTGAATGAAAAAATGAAGGTGATTCAGCGCGAACTTTCTGACCTGAACGGCGGTGCAGAAGATGATGTCGCTGAAATTGAAAAACGTCTGGCTGAAGCAGATCTGCCTGAGCACGTGCGTAAAAAAGCAGAAGCTGAGTTCCGCAAGCTAAAAGCAATGCAGCCTGCATCAAGTGAAGCTGCGGTTGTTCGTAACTATCTTGAGGTGATCCTGGATACACCTTGGAATAAAGCGAGCAAAGTCAGCATTAACCTGAACAAGGCTCAGGAAATTCTGGATACTGATCACTATGGTCTGGATGATGTCAAAGATCGTATTGTGGAATATCTGGCAGTTCAGTCACGTGTGAAAAAATTGCGTGGCCCGATTCTGTGTCTGGTCGGTCCTCCGGGTGTAGGTAAAACCTCTCTGGGTGAATCTGTTGCCAAAGCAACTGGCCGTGAGTTCGTGCGTATGGCCCTAGGTGGTGTACGTGATGAAGCTGAGATCCGTGGCCACCGTCGTACTTATATCGGTGCGATGCCAGGTAAAATCGTACAGTCTTTGACAAAGGTTGGTGTGAAAAACCCACTGTTCCTGCTCGATGAGATCGACAAGATGGCTCAGGACTACCGTGGCGATCCAGCCTCAGCCCTGCTTGAAGTCTTAGATCCATCACAGAACAGCAAGTTCAACGATCACTACCTGGATCTGGATCTGGATCTCTCTGAAGTGATGTTCATCTGTACTGCGAACAGCATGAATATTCCTGAGGCCCTGCTGGACCGTATGGAAGTGATTCGTCTCCCGGGCTACACCGAAGATGAAAAAGTGAATATTGCTGAGCGTTACCTTGTTCCGAAAGCAATCAAGAACAATGGTCTGCGTAGCAAAGAATTAACTATTCACGAAGAAGCGATTCGTGACATCGTACAGCGTTATACCCGCGAAGCTGGTGTACGTAGTCTGGAACGTGAAGTTTCTAAAATCGCCCGTAAAGTTGTCAAAGAAGCGGTGAGCAAGAAAGCGAAAAATCTTCAGCTTGAAGTCAATTCGACTAACTTGCCTGAGTACTTAGGTCCTCACAAATTCGACTTCGGTATGGCTGAAGAAGAAGCTGAAGTGGGGCGCGTAAATGGTCTGGCTTGGACTTCGGTTGGTGGTGAGTTACTGACGATTGAAGTTGCAGCTGTGCCTGGTAAAGGTAAATTCATTACCACCGGTTCTCTTGGTGATGTGATGAAAGAATCAATTACCGCCGCGATGACTGTGGTACGTACGCGCGCTACTGAATTGGGTATCGAAGCTTCCCGCTTTGAAGAAACCGATGTACACGTGCATTTACCTGAAGGTGCAACACCAAAAGATGGTCCATCTGCCGGTCTGGCACTGACCACTGCTCTCGTGTCTGCATTCACAGGTATTGCGATTCGTCCTGATATTGCGATGACAGGTGAAACCAGTTTACGTGGTCGTGCGATGCGTATCGGTGGTCTGAAGGAAAAACTGCTTGCCGCACACCGTGGTGGGATCAAGCTGGTATTCATTCCACAAGACAACGTCCGTGACCTGGCTGAAATTCCTGAAAATGTGAAGGAAGGTCTGGAAATCAAAGCCGTGAAATCAATCGATGAGGTTTTACCGTTGGCACTTACTTCTATGCCGAAAGCATTAGTAAAAACACCAATTGTAAAAGCAACTGATGAAGGCAAAGCCGCACGTCACTAA
- a CDS encoding 5-formyltetrahydrofolate cyclo-ligase: protein MTTTIPELRKQIRQARRRISRFEQKQAAQQVLNLLRANPQFIHAQRVGLYLDAFGEIQTQKIIEYCFSVGKKVYLPVISNMNQRLEWVEINKHQYRNKRFFHHRLGMREPMQSRGLHVSKLDLLIMPLLVCDYRGTRIGMGGGYYDRTLATAYKKPYRLGLAHDLQLVKTLLHREKWDQPLDALLTPTRLLRFKRL, encoded by the coding sequence ATGACTACGACGATTCCGGAACTTCGAAAACAAATCCGCCAAGCCCGTCGTCGCATTTCCCGATTTGAACAAAAACAAGCCGCCCAGCAGGTCCTAAATCTGCTGAGAGCAAATCCCCAATTTATCCATGCACAGCGTGTTGGCCTCTATTTAGATGCTTTCGGTGAAATTCAAACGCAAAAGATCATTGAATATTGTTTTTCGGTCGGTAAAAAAGTCTATTTGCCGGTGATCTCCAACATGAATCAGCGACTAGAATGGGTAGAGATTAATAAGCATCAATATCGAAACAAACGTTTTTTTCATCACCGTTTAGGCATGCGTGAGCCTATGCAAAGCCGCGGTTTGCATGTATCAAAACTTGATTTGTTAATTATGCCCTTACTGGTCTGTGACTATCGAGGCACCCGAATTGGTATGGGGGGTGGGTATTATGACCGCACCTTGGCAACGGCATATAAAAAACCCTATCGTCTTGGTTTGGCACATGATTTGCAACTTGTAAAAACATTATTACATCGGGAGAAATGGGATCAACCTTTAGATGCGCTTTTAACTCCTACACGCTTGCTACGTTTTAAGCGCTTGTAG
- a CDS encoding transposase family protein, whose translation MKYIDSNKLSDPQFKRYTGISWSTFYLMVEQLQKHVSAKGRPPKLSLEDQVLLCLSYWREYRTLFHVATSYGVSEPTASRIVRHVEDCLIRSNLFNLPKDLPEGEGIDWNVVIVDATEIPIQRPKKTEEKL comes from the coding sequence ATGAAATACATCGATTCAAACAAGCTTTCTGATCCTCAGTTCAAGCGATACACAGGCATCTCATGGTCAACTTTCTATTTGATGGTTGAGCAATTGCAGAAGCATGTCTCTGCCAAAGGCAGACCGCCCAAGTTAAGCCTGGAGGATCAGGTTCTGCTCTGTCTGAGCTATTGGCGGGAATACCGAACCTTATTTCACGTTGCGACGAGTTACGGGGTTTCAGAGCCCACAGCCTCAAGAATTGTCCGTCATGTTGAAGACTGCCTGATTCGGTCCAATCTGTTTAATTTACCCAAAGATTTACCCGAGGGCGAAGGCATCGACTGGAATGTTGTGATCGTGGATGCCACGGAAATTCCAATCCAAAGGCCTAAAAAAACAGAAGAAAAGCTGTAG
- a CDS encoding transposase: MPRKFQSKGLKKQKKSCSGKKKTHTFKVQAMIHYKTQQILSLCTSRGAMHDFELFKRNLNQIPFGAFIIADKGYQGIYVLYPNSLLPLKAKRHCKLDPELKIYNQEINKRRIGIEHVFGSLKTFKIIAERYRNRGKRLGLRFNLIAGIYNLELSKK; the protein is encoded by the coding sequence ATGCCACGGAAATTCCAATCCAAAGGCCTAAAAAAACAGAAGAAAAGCTGTAGCGGCAAGAAAAAGACCCATACCTTTAAAGTACAGGCCATGATTCACTACAAAACTCAGCAAATTCTGAGTTTATGTACCAGTCGCGGTGCAATGCATGATTTCGAGTTGTTCAAACGCAATTTAAACCAGATTCCTTTTGGGGCTTTTATCATTGCAGATAAAGGCTATCAGGGGATTTATGTGTTGTATCCGAATAGCCTGTTACCATTAAAAGCCAAAAGACACTGTAAATTGGATCCTGAATTGAAAATCTATAATCAGGAAATCAATAAAAGAAGAATCGGAATTGAGCATGTATTTGGCAGCCTGAAAACTTTCAAAATCATTGCTGAGCGTTATCGAAATAGAGGTAAAAGGCTTGGTTTGAGATTCAATTTAATCGCTGGAATCTACAACTTGGAACTGAGCAAAAAATGA
- a CDS encoding MFS transporter — translation MMNEKTLVIDKVDNDVQPLDSHLKIATPEPKQATVELTPPTTESSAYQWYVVLICMVAYILSFVDRQILSLMIEPIKADLMLSDIQFSLLQGLAFSLFYAFMGVPIAALADRKSRIKIISIGIAFWSLATAACGLSKNFIQMFAARLSVGAGEAALSPAFYSIVADLFPKHKLGRALGVYAIGAFVGSGLAFLIGGYVIGLLKDVSFVTLPMIGEIKTWQLTFMIVGLPGVLLALLMILTVREPQRKGLKMDANGVAVKASFKNSLGFLKTHKKTFFCHFIGFSFYTMMLYSLLGWAPAYYMRHFGLDASQTGYILGSIILIANTAGALFCGWLIDFFSKRGYSDAAIRAGAIGCAALIIPSVLFTQVDNMHLSFALIFVAMFFSTFPIPASAAATQMLTPNQLRSQVSAKFLLISNLIALGVGTTAVAVITDKYYENTLMVGNSISIVNAVAGVIGVFLLYKGCQYYRESMKAEKLID, via the coding sequence ATGATGAATGAAAAAACATTGGTCATAGACAAGGTTGACAATGATGTACAACCGCTTGATTCCCATTTGAAAATTGCTACGCCAGAGCCTAAACAGGCTACTGTAGAACTTACTCCACCTACAACGGAAAGCAGCGCCTACCAGTGGTATGTTGTGCTCATCTGTATGGTGGCCTATATCCTGTCTTTTGTAGACCGTCAGATCTTGTCGTTGATGATTGAGCCGATTAAAGCCGATCTGATGCTCAGTGATATCCAGTTCAGCCTATTACAAGGTCTGGCATTTTCCCTGTTCTATGCCTTTATGGGCGTACCAATTGCCGCACTGGCTGATAGGAAATCCCGGATCAAGATTATTTCTATCGGGATCGCTTTCTGGAGTCTGGCAACTGCGGCCTGTGGCCTCAGTAAGAATTTCATTCAGATGTTTGCTGCACGACTCAGTGTCGGTGCAGGTGAAGCTGCACTCTCTCCTGCCTTTTACTCTATCGTGGCGGATCTGTTCCCGAAGCATAAACTCGGACGCGCACTTGGCGTGTATGCCATTGGTGCCTTTGTCGGTTCAGGACTTGCTTTCCTGATCGGTGGTTATGTGATTGGTCTACTCAAGGATGTCAGCTTTGTCACTTTACCAATGATCGGTGAAATCAAAACCTGGCAGCTCACTTTTATGATTGTCGGTTTACCGGGGGTTTTACTGGCGCTGCTGATGATCCTGACAGTACGAGAGCCACAGCGTAAAGGCTTAAAAATGGATGCCAATGGTGTAGCGGTTAAGGCTTCTTTCAAGAATTCTTTAGGTTTCCTCAAAACCCATAAAAAGACCTTCTTCTGTCATTTTATTGGTTTCTCATTTTATACGATGATGCTGTATTCTCTACTCGGCTGGGCACCTGCCTACTACATGCGTCACTTTGGACTGGATGCAAGCCAAACAGGATATATTCTTGGAAGTATTATTCTGATCGCTAATACTGCAGGTGCCCTCTTCTGCGGCTGGCTAATCGACTTCTTTTCTAAACGTGGCTATAGCGATGCAGCAATACGTGCCGGTGCAATTGGCTGTGCAGCCTTGATCATTCCAAGTGTGCTGTTTACCCAGGTCGACAATATGCATCTTTCATTTGCGCTGATCTTTGTCGCGATGTTCTTTTCCACTTTCCCGATTCCAGCATCCGCTGCAGCAACACAAATGCTGACACCGAACCAGTTACGCTCTCAGGTATCGGCTAAATTCCTGCTGATCTCCAACCTCATTGCACTTGGTGTAGGTACCACTGCTGTTGCCGTGATTACAGATAAATATTATGAAAATACTTTAATGGTCGGTAATTCAATTTCCATCGTAAATGCAGTTGCAGGTGTGATTGGCGTGTTCTTGCTATATAAAGGTTGTCAGTACTATCGTGAAAGTATGAAAGCGGAAAAACTGATAGATTAA